GGATCACGATGGGTATTATGATGGCGGTTTGGGATGTTACGTGCAGTTGAAGCCATGGAAGGGTTTTGAGTGGGAAAATGACGACctgatttccattttcaaaaggtCATTCAGACTGCTTTGGGGAGTCAGCAGACATAAGAACAGAGGTTCTCTTCAGGAGGCTTTTTCGTTGTCAAGCCAAGAAATAATTGGCTTTTAActggggtaggggagagaaatGGCTGGATCCGTGATGTATTTGGGACCGGAGGGGAAGTCTTGATAGGGATACTGCAGAATCCTTAGAAGATGGAGAGCAGGATCTGGAAACTGAGGGGCCCAGCACGCTACATAGGAGATGGATGTTTTAATAAGTGGGGGGCTTGTGGgtgaggccctgaggcagggtcCACAGGCTCCTGGttttttctccccctcaccccaggTCCTGGTGCCAGATGACGGCCGGCCCGCCACACCCCCGAGTGACCTCATCGAGATCCAGGTGGTGAAGGTGACGGACACCACGCTGGTACCTGAGCCCCCGGAGCCAGGTTCCCTCCACTGTGCCTTGTGCCCAGCTGCCTTCCGGCTGGTGTCTGAGCTGCTGTTCCACGAACATGGCCACCTGGCGGGGGCTGAGGGTGGCGGGCAGGGTGGGGACCCCAGCCGGTGTCATGTGTGTGGCCACAGCTGTCCGGGCCCCGCCAGCCTCCGCGCGCACTACAGCCTGCACACGGGGGAGCGGCCCTACCGCTGCGCCCTCTGCCCCCGGGCCTTCAAGGCCCTGGCGCCTCTGCTGCGGCACCAGCACCGACACGGGGTGGAGCCGGGGACCTCTCAGAGGCCcccggaggcggcggcggctcgGGAACAGAGGCCCGGGGTGCCCCAGGAGAGGTCGGAGGTGGTgatggcggcggcggcagcgggcgCGGCGGTGGGGAAGCCTTTCGCCTGCAGGTTCTGCGCCAAGCCGTTCCGCCGCTCGTCAGACATGCGCGACCACGAGCGGGTGCACACGGGCGAGCGGCCCTACCACTGCGGCATCTGCGGCAAGGGCTTCACCCAGTCCTCGGTGCTCAGCGGCCACGCGCGCATCCACACCGGGGAGCGCCCCTTCCGCTGCGCCCTGTGCGATCGCACTTTCAACAACTCCTCTAACTTCCGCAAACACCAGCGCACCCACTTCCACGGGccggggccaggggtgggggactCTGGCAGCCAGCTGGCCTCCGGGGCCGAGGAGCCAGGGAGTGGCTGTGGGGCGGGAGACAGTCTGGAAGAAGGCCAAGGGGAGACGGCAAAGGTGAAGGTGGAGGTCGCCCAGTAGGCTGGGAGAGCAGGGACATGGGGGCATCAACGTGGGAAGTAGGAGGCACCTTgcaagggagggggtgggtgggaaaaggaggcaggagagaggagatgggggTAGAGGTGAAAAGAGCTAACAGTGATGGCCATCAGCAGCTAGTACAGGAGAACAGCTTTCGGGACACCCACACACCCATACAGCACCTCCATGAGACTCAGAAAGGCACAGACACAGACTTGTGGATGCCCAGGTATGTGTGAGGAACACAGGCTGGTTTTCACTGCCCAAGCTGCCTGCTCATTCGGTTGTCCTCATGCAAGACACAGTTTGTCCCCACAGAGCCTGGGCACCATAGAGGGTGAGCCAGGGTTGAATGGAAGGGGCAGAACTGGGGTCAGTCCTTCATCTACAGAACCCTGGACTATCTTGGGGGCCTAGGGTGGACCAGGATGGAATCTTTTGCCTACCTCACTGGATTGCACTGAACCTGGGATGCCTACCCACCCTCAGGCAGAAGACACCTGCCAGGTCCTCCATGAAGAGACTCTGGGATCCCATCACCTCGAAGCCAGAGGGTCCCCAAGTCCTAGCTGAGAGCACTTGAGCCTCAAGGATGTAAGCATGACCCTAAGGATCTTGACTCTAAGAGTTGCTCCCTGCTCCCATGGTGGGCCCTCCTTAACCCACTGACTCTGAGGCAACAACATTACAACAGACAGCAAACAGCCACCTAATACCCCCATCATAGGCCTTTAGGTTCAGAGCCCATGGCCCCCAGGGCTACAGAgtagcctcagttttctctgatCTCCTCCGCTCCCTGTTTGAAGCAAACAGCTTACTGCCTGACCCAATGCTATCCCACGGAAGTGTTGGGGAAGGCAGCATGGTGGGCTGGCCTGTGTACGGCAGGTGTGGAATGAACTGAGTCACCGTGGCGGGGGCAAAAGGAGGAcctgggggctggaggtggggagccTCCAGTTCTCCTATTAAAGGACTTTCTGAAGGGTCTATGTCAGTCTTGTGTTTCGGGGGTTAGAGTAGAGGGTCCACACTGCGGTCTTGCCAGGAGCAGTGAATTGCAGATCTCTCTCcaaatctgtttcctcatctttacaaTGGGGGTGGATAGTGTCTGGCTCTTCAGAGATGTTGTGTGCTTCACCTGTGGGAATGGGTATCAGGGGAAGTTTGACAAAATGAAGGGACTCCAGTGATCGGTATATTTATCGAGGGAGAGCCCCGGATTTGCTCACCTTCCTCTTTGCCCAGCATCTCCCCCAAGATAGCCCTTCGAGAGGTCAGAGCACCAACAGAACTCATTCtgttttctccaaagaaacacCCGTGTTTCCTGTCACTGGCCTCACCACCCAAGCTAGAGACCTGGGCAGACTCTTTAAGTCGTCTTGATCCCTCATCCACTTATCTAATCCCTGCCT
The sequence above is a segment of the Leopardus geoffroyi isolate Oge1 chromosome E2, O.geoffroyi_Oge1_pat1.0, whole genome shotgun sequence genome. Coding sequences within it:
- the ZNF784 gene encoding zinc finger protein 784 is translated as MAAARLEPPSPSSAAPEPRSPETPDLVLVPDDGRPATPPSDLIEIQVVKVTDTTLVPEPPEPGSLHCALCPAAFRLVSELLFHEHGHLAGAEGGGQGGDPSRCHVCGHSCPGPASLRAHYSLHTGERPYRCALCPRAFKALAPLLRHQHRHGVEPGTSQRPPEAAAAREQRPGVPQERSEVVMAAAAAGAAVGKPFACRFCAKPFRRSSDMRDHERVHTGERPYHCGICGKGFTQSSVLSGHARIHTGERPFRCALCDRTFNNSSNFRKHQRTHFHGPGPGVGDSGSQLASGAEEPGSGCGAGDSLEEGQGETAKVKVEVAQ